From one Anopheles cruzii chromosome 3, idAnoCruzAS_RS32_06, whole genome shotgun sequence genomic stretch:
- the LOC128270145 gene encoding uncharacterized protein LOC128270145, with protein MQSRVKLRSCGANAAGIVPPSVVLSEMAPRVVRSQKTDHKLESSFEDLKAAIDKLNPSESDLYAIFAPVRACLWRRLLLKWFKVAIGCVVAGMVIYYVPTVNWHVTAVGRLLMIELLPFWDWTPLYRSKCLISKTTADPAPSKSESLRLLSDDCMVCDNLASIPMRENVSYESLFRHHLMRQIPIIVPDGQPRWEEHERYDGNWSRFLADVEDLLLSNPCDLQTNLLFKPSTAKPSALARMVDLLARDTERKESKDSVGGWFVQFRNCALRTVKKTRIMFRKPYFYAAHWESPFTSWFLLSAGYGGAREIRPNMAGLVIVSQLRSALNVTLEPRYECEARCRTVRLVLQERHSLLFSTTLWSFSYSPSQLNRASVTFVSETYDDV; from the exons ATGCAATCACGCGTAAAGCTCCGATCCTGTGGCGCGAATGCAGCTGGCATTGTGCCGCCCTCGGTAGTGCTATCCGAAATGGCTCCGCGAGTAGTTCGGTCACAGAAAACCGACCACAAACTTGAGAGCAGCTTTGAGGACCTCAAAGCTGCTATCGATAAATTGAACCCCTCGGAAAGTGACTTGTACGCTATTTTCGCTCCTGTTAGAGCGTGCCTTTGGCGGCGATTGCTTTTAAAGTGGTTTAAAGTTGCGATAGGCTGTGTGGTTGCGGGAATGGTAATCTATTACGTGCCGACGGTTAATTGGCACGTAACCGCCGTCGGTCGTTTGCTCATGATCGAGCTTCTCCCCTTCTGGGACTGGACACcactgtaccgttcgaagtGTTTAATTTCGAAAACGACCGCAGATCCCGCTCCGAGTAAATCCGAATCGCTACGTTTGCTATCCGACGATTGCATGGTTTGCGATAATCTGG CTTCCATACCGATGCGGGAAAACGTTAGCTATGAAAGTTTGTTCCGCCACCATCTTATGCGTCAGATTCCGATCATCGTACCAGACGGGCAGCCGAGGTGGGAAGAACACGAACGATACGATGGCAATTGGAGCCGATTCCTGGCCGACGTCGAAGACCTACTGCTCAGCAATCCGTGTGACCTTCAAACCAATCTCCTGTTCAAACCGTCCACCGCGAAACCTTCTGCCTTGGCGCGAATGGTGGACCTACTGGCGCGTGATACTGAGCGGAAGGAATCGAAGGATAGCGTCGGCGGTTGGTTCGTACAGTTTCGCAACTGTGCACTGCGAACCGTGAAGAAGACGAGGATCATGTTCCGGAAACCGTACTTCTACGCCGCCCATTGGGAATCACCGTTCACGAGCTGGTTTCTGCTATCGGCAGGCTACGGTGGGGCGCGAGAAATTCGCCCCAACATGGCAGGACTGGTGATCGTGAGTCAGCTTCGATCCGCGCTGAATGTGACGCTGGAACCCCGCTACGAATGTGAGGCCCGGTGTCGTACGGTACGGCTGGTGTTGCAGGAACGACACTCGTTGCTGTTCTCCACAACGCTGTGGAGCTTCAGCTACTCTCCGTCGCAACTGAACCGGGCATCGGTTACGTTTGTCAGCGAGACGTACGACGATGTGTGA